Sequence from the Acidobacteriota bacterium genome:
AATAATGTATTTAATGAAAACCCTGATATCTTAGGCCATAACCTTGAGGTTCCGGAAAATATATACCCAAAAATAGGAAGAGAGAGATGTCTTTACAATCGTTCTTTAAATATATTAAAAAAGGCAAAAGAAAATGAACTTACCACTAAATCAGGAATAATGGTAGGAATAGGTGAAACAATCAATGATATTATTAAAACTTTTAGAGATTTAAACTCTATAAACTGTGATTTTCTTGTAATAGGTCAGTACCTTTCTCCTTCAATTGGCCATATAAAAGTTGAAAAATACTATTCTCCTGAAGAGTTTGAAACCTTGAAAGAAATTGCAATGAGATATGGATTCAAGAATGTAATATCTCATCCTCTTGCAAGAAGCTCATATCGTGCTGATGAATTATTTAGAGATGTCCGATATCGCCAATGAAATATTTAGTATTCTCTGACATTCATGGAAATTTAGAAGCCCTTGTCTCTTTTCTCAAATTTATAAAAAAGAAGAGGATTGATTCCTTCTTATTTCTTGGCGACCTTGTAGGATATGGAGCAAACCCCAATGAAGTAATTGAAAGTTTAAAAAAATTCAGTTCTATAACAATGATCAGGGGAAATCATGATAAAGTTTCCTGTGAACTGAACGATATTGAAAGTTTCAATCCCATCGCTGCAGAAGCAATAAAATGGACAAAAGCCCATTTATCACTAGAGAACATTTCATATCTGAAGAGATTGAGAAAGGGTCCATTGGAAGTCGATGAAGAAATTTATATCTGCCACGGTTCTCCATCTAATGAAGACTACTACGTATTTGACGATTACGAAGCAAGGGAAGCATTTTCAGTTTTTAATTCAAAAATATGTTTTCTCGGTCATACTCACTTTCCGGTTATTTTTAAAAAAAAAGATAATCTCATTGAAACCCACTATATATTAGAAAATCATAAAATTATAAAACTCAATAGAAATTCCAGATATCTGATAAATCCTGGCTCAATCGGCCAACCAAGGGATAGAAATCCTAAGCTGTCCTTTATTATCTTTGATACGTTAAAATGGGAAGTGACCTTCTTCAGGCTTGATTATGACATCCAAACCGCGCAGAAAAAAATCATTGAAAACAATCTTCCCCCTATTCTGGCAAGAAGATTAGAGTACGGAATTTAATGGCTCTTGAACCATCCTACATAAAAATTTTTAAAACCGGTGATTTAAAAAAAAGGATTATAAAAGCATTCGAACTTTTAGAAAATTGTTCCATGTGTCCCAGGGAATGTGAAGCAGAAAGAACAAAAAATAAAAAGGGGACCTGTGAAATTGGGCATCTCCCCAGAATTGCAAGTTATCATGCTCATTTTGGAGAAGAAGATCCTCTTGTGGGAAATTATGGTTCTGGAACGATATTTCTTTCCTCATGTAATTTACTCTGTATTTATTGCCAGAATTACACAATTTCTCATCTGAATGAGGGGAGCGAGGTCAGTTTTGAGAATTTTGCAAAAATGATGCTCTATCTTCAGGAAAAAGGATGTCACAACATAAATTTCGTTACGCCTACCCATCAGGTGCCCCAGATATTAAAATCTCTTGAGATTGCGATTGAGAAAGGTCTTTCAGTTCCCCTTGTTTACAATTCAAGCGGGTATGATAAAGCTGAAACTTTGAAACTTTTAGATGGAATATTTGACATATACATGCCTGATTTAAAATACATGGATTCTGAAGCAGCACAGAAATATTCAAAAGCAAAAGATTATCCTGAGGTTGTAAAAAAAGCGATAAAAGAGATGCATAATCAGGTGGGAGACCTTGTGCTCGATGAAAGAGGAATTGCAATTCGCGGACTTCTCATCAGGCATTTAGTTCTCCCGAATAGATTATCAGGGACAAAAAAAGCGATGGAATTCATCGCAAACGAAATTTCAAAGAATACATATGTTAACATAATGGACCAGTACCATCCATGTTATAAAGCTTTTGATTTTCCAGAACTTTCAAGAAGAATTTCCCATGAAGAATACAAAGAAGCAGTAAACATTGCAAAGGAAGCTGGCTTAACCCGCCTCGACAGAAGGGAAAGAGTAAGGATTGTATTTCTTTAATTTTATTTAAATTAAGAGGTCAACCATCCCCTTCACTCAGAGGTTTTAGAGTAATCAGCAAGGGTGACTCCGAAAACCCGCTGTATTTTCCCCATCAAAGTGTCGCCTCACCTGAATACTCTTTGCTGTATCATTGTGAGACGACACTTTCCCTATGGGGCAAGCCCCCTTAGACGCTTCGCTGAGCACCCCCAGACATGGGGAAAATATCTTCCCCATACCCCTTCAGTGTGCTTTATGAGAGATATTTCTTCTTTGAAGATACATATGGAAAAGCACACTTCAAAATTACAGCTCTTAACTCTGTCTTCGCTCTTCTCTTCCGATATCCATCGGGAGAGAAACCATGCCCGCTCCGCATTCGTGACGGTTTTCTCCGCCACCCTTCCTGCTCACTCTTTTATGTTCAGTGTTTAGAATTTGCTGTTTCTTAGGTATTTAGATGCTCGTCGATATATCGCTCAGAAGATGGTTGACTTCTTTAAGGCATTCAGATGTGACCCTAATTTTCTGATCACCCTTGCTGCTCAAGTTATTAACCGCCAAAAAACCTTATTTACTTCCTTCTTCAACCATTAATTGAGTTGCTCGAAATCTATTGTTTATTATAATGAATTTTTTCCATTTGAACAGAGAGTCGATAACAATTATTGTTGCAAGAACCGCCATCGTTCCTATTAGAACTGCATTCAAATAGAAATTAAAACTCATCCCAGGTTCTTGAGCAGCTCTGTTTAAAAAATTGAAAAACAATTTATATGAAGCAGTAAAGGTCATGACCAACATGAAAGACATTGGAAGAATTGTTATCCATATATATTTTTCTTTTTTCATCTTTATAATTATGGTCGTTCCAACGCATAGAGCTAACATGCCGAGCAGTTGATTGGCAACTCCGAACATGGGCCATATCGTTGAAATCGAACCTGTAGCGATAAAATAACCCCATGCAAAAACAACGATAAAACTCATAAGAACATTTCCAGGAAGCCATCGATAATCGCCAAGGGGCTTGTATAAAAACCCTCCAACTTCCTGAAGGATATACCTTGCTACCCTTGTTCCTGCATCAATCGTTGTAAGAATGAATAATGCTTCAAACATAATCGCAAACTGGTAAAGGTATGCCATCAAATTTTTAAGTCCTGGAATTGAACCAAAAATGTATGCCATTCCCACTGCCAGAGAGACAGCGCCACCAGGCCTTCCAGCCAAATTTATACCTATCATCTGAGAAAGTTCATCTAATTTACTCACAGGAAAACCCATTGAAACAATCTGGCTAATCGAGAGTTTTGTGTTTATTGCAAAATAATCACCGGGAATTAAAACAGAGGCTGCAACAAGAGCCATAATTCCCACAAACCCTTCTGTTAGCATAGCTCCGTAGCCTATCATTCTCGCCTGGGACTCCTTTTCGATCATCTTTGGAGTAGTACCAGAAGAAATAAGTGAGTGAAATCCAGATATTGCTCCACAGGCTATCGTAATAAAAACAAACGGAAACATGGTTCCTGGAATTATCGGCCCTCCTCCTTTTATAAATTTTGTGATATCCGGCATGTGAAGTTCAGGAGCGACGATAAAAACTCCCAGGGCAAGAACAAAAATAACACCGATCTTCATAAATGATGATAGATAATCTCTTGGCGCTAAGAGCATCCACACTGGAAGAACCGATGCAACAAACCCATAGCCTGCAAGAAGAAATACAAGGGTATGGGCGTCAAAATCTAAAAATTTTGCTAAAGGACTTGTCGGGATGTACTTTCCCAAAACAACCGTCAGGAACAACAAAGAAATACCAATGACTGAAACTTCAAATACTCTGCCTGGCCTGAAGCTTTTTAAATAAAATCCCATAAGAAATGCAATCGGAATTGTCATTCCTATTATAAAAGTTCCCCATGGATTGTGATAAAGGGAATTTATAACTGCAAGACCAAGACCTGCAAGGGCTACTATTAAAATAAATATTATTGCTATTGCTGTTGCTATTCCTGTTACTTTTCCAATCTCTTCCTTTGCAATCTGGGCAAGGGATTTTCCATCCCTTCTCATCGAGGCTACCAGGATTATAAAATCATGGACTCCTCCGGCAATGACTGCGCCAATCAAAAGCCATATAAATCCTGGCAAATAACCGAATTGAGTGGCAAGCACAGGCCCAATAAGAGGACCGGCTCCAGCGATTGCAGCGAAATGATGGCCGAAAAGAACCCATTTATTTGTAGGATAGAAATTCTTTCCATCATTTAGTGTTATTGAAGGTGTTAATTTTGAATCATCAAGAGCTGCTACTCTTGCGGCAAGGAATGCTCCATAGAATCTATAAGCAAGGGCATAGAAACATGCTGCTGCAGTTAACAACCATATGGCATTTACCCTCTCAGATGGATTAAGAATTCCAGCAACAATCCCGAAAGCTACGGCAAAAAGAATTGAGATTATAATCCATATTAAAACTGAAATCTTTTTCATATTTCAGATTTAATAAAAATCCCCTCTCGATGTCAAATTAAATCAATATCTTGTGTATTTATATTAATTAAAATTAATGAAAGAAAACAAAATTATTTGACAAGTGATGATTCTCTTTTTCTTCTATTTCTAATATTATTTAATCATGAAGAAAACATTGAAAGTTTTCTTTCTCATCATTGCCCTCGGCCTTTCGATTACCTTTATCTTCCCTCAGAGGATGGAAAAAGATTTAGTTAAAATTTTTAGAAAAGATAGTTTGGAATATCTAAATTTTGATAAAGTCGAAATTCTTCAGGAACTCAAGAGAACTTACATAATCCGATCAGACCCAGAATACATCGAAGAAATAAAAAGCCTTAGAATTCCATTAGAAGTCATCGATAAAGATGTTGAGGGTAAAGAATATTTTCTTGTTAGAATTGAAGACATAAACGATTTACTGATTTTAAGAGCATATGGAAATGCTAAATTCATAGAGGAAAAGACAGCTCTTTTCTGGACTGATTCAGGTGAAGCGAGAGAGATTCTCCCAGAAAAATTTTTATTAAAGAAATTAAACGACACTCCAATCTATCTGAGAAAAGAAACATATAAGCCTTATTCAAGAGCTTATTATTTTCCAAAATTCAATTACACAATTCAGGAAATTAAAGAAAAATTCTCCATCGATAATGTTAAAAACATAATCAAGGATCTGGAAAATTTCAAGACGAGGTATGCCTCAACTTTAAATTGTGAGTTAGCAGGCGACTACATTTATAATTATTTCCATCAACTTGGTTTAAACGTTGAATTTGACCCCTTTATATTCAAAAATTATCAGACTCGAAATGTAATTGGAATTCTGGAAGGAAAAACAAACCCGGAAGCTATATATATCATCTGTGCTCATTATGATTCTTACAGTAAAAATGCGAAAATCAGTGCGCCAGGAGCAGATGACAATGCAAGCGGAACTGCGACGATGATGGAAATAGCAAGGATTCTCAGTGAATATTTTTTTGACTTCTCGATTAAATTTATAGCGTTTTCAGCAGAAGAATGGGGATTGTACGGAAGTAAGCACTATGCAGAAAAAGCAAGAACAAGGGGAGAAAGAATAGAAGGTGTGATAAACCTTGACATGATTGGATATGCGGATTTAATTCCTGAAGATTTGAATATCATCCTCAACAGATTCTCCAGCTGGTTGGCAGACAGGTTCATGCTTGCTTCCCAGTCTTATTTTCCATACTCCATTACAAAAAATCTCGATCCATCGTTTGTTTACAGTGACCATTCTCCATTCTGGGATAAAGGTTATGATGCAATATTGGGAATCGAAGATTACAAAATTAATAACCCCTATTATCATACTGAATACGATAGACTCGAGACTCTAAATAGTGAATTCCTATCATCTTCAGGAACATTAGCTTTAATTTCTATCGCTGACCTTTCTCAGCCAATAAGGTATGACCTCCCAAAAACTCCAAAAGGCTTAAAAGTATTAAAGCAAATAATTTCGTCTCTTTATCAGACAAGAAAATCAAATTACCTTTCCTGGGAAGAAAATCCAGATAAAATCATCGGATATAACATATATCGAACAGAAGTGAAGCACATAAATTACAAAAAATTGAATTCATCTCCAATAAAGGAGAATTTCTACATCGATAAGAATCTCGATATTAATACTATTTATTATTATACAATCACTGCAGTGGATACACAACTCAGGGAAAGCAACTTCTCTATGGAGGTATCAGATTCAGAACAAGAATTTTATGCAATTTATTATTCCTCATTCAATTTCACAAGGAATAAATTTTTGTTTAAAAAATTCAATGAATAACACAAAAAAAATTTTTCCAATCCTTTTGGTTATACTATTTATGCTCACCCTTTCAAAGCAAAATTTTTCTGAAGAATTTAAAATCTTTAAAAAAACTTCATTTTCTGTCATGACTGGCTATTTCATTCCTTCTGAGTCATCCTATAAAAAAATTTATGGAAATAGAAACTTCCCCATTTCTGTATCATTTTCTTTAGAGATCTCAAAAATAACTGGACTTTCTCTTGGATATAGATTCATAAAAAGTAGTGGTGAAACAATAATTCTTGGACCTAAATTATTTGAGGAACATTACAGCCTTACTCTTACGAATCATACTTTTTTTGTAAATCTATTTATTTTTTATACTGGAAGCAGGTTTAAGCCAAAATTTGAAATAGGATTGAATTTGAGTGACTATTCAGAAAAATGGAAGGAGATTAACATATCAACTGAAAATCAAAAGTTTGGATATAACACTGCATTTAGCGTTGAATCTTCCCTTTCAAGAAAAATTTCATGTATTGTAAAGCTACAGTATCTTTCAATTTCAACGCCATCCCAGAGTAAAATCAAAGAAAAAATTAACCTCGGCGGAATAGAAACCCTCCTTGGGATTTGTTATTATTTCTAATTAATGAAAGACATTTAAGTGACACGACACTAATCCGAAAGCACTAATATTTGTTACATCTTACTCGTTTTCCCCCTCACCTCAATCCTCTCCCCTCAGGGGAGAGGGAGGGGTGAGGGGACAGGAAAGCATCAGAATTAAATGCGTTTGTATTAGCTTTTTTCCCATTTAATACGGAGAGCTAAGGAATACAGGTTGTCTGCTTTTAAGAATCCAGATGGCGGAATGTTGTTGTACGATAAAAAATGAGAAAATACCAATCTTATTCTCTCAGAGAAAATAAAAGAAACTTCTGAATTTGAAATAATTTTATAGTCATTGAAAAAATTGTTTATAAAATTAGAGAAATTTGACATGTTCTGAAATTCAATTTTATCTGATAATTTTGTTTTTAAATGCGTCTTAAATGCAGACCGCAAGGTTTCTTTTTCAGCTTGGTTTCTTGTCGAATCTTCAATCTCTCTTGTAACGCCTTCTGCCAGTGAAAATTGAAATTCTTCTTTCTTTACAAAAACATATTCAATACCTGGTCCAGCCTGAAGTCTTTTTCTTATTCCTGTGTATGGATTTCCGAAATAATCTATTAAAACAAGCATATTCATTCGCTCAGAAAATCTATAACCACTGTAAAAATATCCAATCCATTGTTTTAAAAAAGTTTTCCCGAGTGATTCTCCATAGTTGTATCCTAACCTTGCTTTAATCACATATTTGTTTTTCTCGAGTTCAAGACCTCCTGAAGTTCCAAATGATATATTTTTTACATTTCCTGTGTTACGAAGAAAGCTGAAATCAAAATTTAAATTTAATTTATCATTTCCGGAAATACTTTTTTTTGTATCCGGGTTTACCACGAGATCAGCAAGGTTATCAAATTTTAAGTCTACTTTATCATTCCCTAAAACATCCCTTCTGAAAAAGAAAAGAAAAACCATAATTAAACTTAAAATAAAAATCTTCTTCTTTTCCATCATTCACCATCCTGCCAATAAATTTTGCCTAAATAAACTATAAAATTTTTTTAAACAATTCAATAAAAAAATAGCTAATAGAAGAAGAAAGCATTAGAAAAAGAGGGATAAGCGCTTTATTTAGTGCCCAAAGAGAATTAAATTGTAGATTAACTCTTATTATAAAGCTATATTCCAAGTCTTGCTTTCATATCATTAAATTCCTGCCAGATCTCTTGGGGCATGTGATTACCAAATTGGCCAAGAAACTTTTCTATATCTTCTAATTCTTGTTGCCACTCCGATGGATTAATTTCAAATAATTTTTTAAGCTTATCATTGGAGATATTTAATCCCCCCAGGTCAAGATCTCCTAAATGAGGGATAAGCCCAAGGGGCGTTTCTTTAGCATCCACTCGATTATTTATCCTGTCCGCTATCCATTTTAACACCCGGATATTTTCCCCAAATCCTGGCCAGAGAAATTCTCCTTTCTCATCAACTCTGAACCAATTAACCATATATATTCTTGGAGGAGAGGTTAGTCTTTTTCCAATGTCAATCCAATGTCTCAAATAATCGCCCATATTATAACCACAAAAAGGAAGCATTGCCATGGGATCTCTCCTCAATACGCCTACCTGATGAATAGCAGCAGCTGTAGTTTCAGACCCAGTTCTTGCACCTAAAAATACACCATGTTGCCAATTAAAATTCTCAACTACCAGAGGTATAAGTTTGGTTCTTTTCCCACCCAGAATTACCGCTGAAATAGGCACACCTTTGGGATTATCAAATTCTTTTGTGAGTGTGGGAGAATGATATATAGATACTGTAAATCGAGAGTTAGGATGGGCGGCTTTGGTACCCAAGGAGCTATTCCAGGGTTTGCCCTGCCAATCAGTTAAACTTTCAGGGGGAGATCCTTCCATTTCTTCCCACCAGGGCTCATTGGTCTCTACATTTAAAGCGGTGTTAGTAAACAATGTGGGATAGAAGGTTCCTTTCTTTAATGTTTTCAGCATATTGGGATTGGTCTTCATAGAAGTTCCCGGTGCCACCCCAAAAAGACCTGTTTCAGGATTAATTGCCCAGAGCCTGCCATCTGGACCGACATTCATCCAGGCAATATCATCTCCCAATGTCCACACTTTATACCCAGGTAGTGTGGATTCAAGCATTGCAAGATTAGTCTTTCCACAGGCAGAAGGCATGGCAGCAGTAACATAGATGATATTACCTTCTGGATCCTCAATTCCAATTATTATCATGTGCTCAGCAAGCCATCCTTCTTTTGAACCTAACCAGGAAGCAATTCTTAGCGAAAAACATTTTTTTCCTAATAGGGCATTTCCTCCGTAGCCAGAACCAACACTCCAAACTAAATTTTCGTCAGGAAAGTGCATGATAAAACGCCTATTGGGATC
This genomic interval carries:
- a CDS encoding metallophosphoesterase family protein, with protein sequence MKYLVFSDIHGNLEALVSFLKFIKKKRIDSFLFLGDLVGYGANPNEVIESLKKFSSITMIRGNHDKVSCELNDIESFNPIAAEAIKWTKAHLSLENISYLKRLRKGPLEVDEEIYICHGSPSNEDYYVFDDYEAREAFSVFNSKICFLGHTHFPVIFKKKDNLIETHYILENHKIIKLNRNSRYLINPGSIGQPRDRNPKLSFIIFDTLKWEVTFFRLDYDIQTAQKKIIENNLPPILARRLEYGI
- a CDS encoding radical SAM protein yields the protein MALEPSYIKIFKTGDLKKRIIKAFELLENCSMCPRECEAERTKNKKGTCEIGHLPRIASYHAHFGEEDPLVGNYGSGTIFLSSCNLLCIYCQNYTISHLNEGSEVSFENFAKMMLYLQEKGCHNINFVTPTHQVPQILKSLEIAIEKGLSVPLVYNSSGYDKAETLKLLDGIFDIYMPDLKYMDSEAAQKYSKAKDYPEVVKKAIKEMHNQVGDLVLDERGIAIRGLLIRHLVLPNRLSGTKKAMEFIANEISKNTYVNIMDQYHPCYKAFDFPELSRRISHEEYKEAVNIAKEAGLTRLDRRERVRIVFL
- a CDS encoding carbon starvation CstA family protein codes for the protein MKKISVLIWIIISILFAVAFGIVAGILNPSERVNAIWLLTAAACFYALAYRFYGAFLAARVAALDDSKLTPSITLNDGKNFYPTNKWVLFGHHFAAIAGAGPLIGPVLATQFGYLPGFIWLLIGAVIAGGVHDFIILVASMRRDGKSLAQIAKEEIGKVTGIATAIAIIFILIVALAGLGLAVINSLYHNPWGTFIIGMTIPIAFLMGFYLKSFRPGRVFEVSVIGISLLFLTVVLGKYIPTSPLAKFLDFDAHTLVFLLAGYGFVASVLPVWMLLAPRDYLSSFMKIGVIFVLALGVFIVAPELHMPDITKFIKGGGPIIPGTMFPFVFITIACGAISGFHSLISSGTTPKMIEKESQARMIGYGAMLTEGFVGIMALVAASVLIPGDYFAINTKLSISQIVSMGFPVSKLDELSQMIGINLAGRPGGAVSLAVGMAYIFGSIPGLKNLMAYLYQFAIMFEALFILTTIDAGTRVARYILQEVGGFLYKPLGDYRWLPGNVLMSFIVVFAWGYFIATGSISTIWPMFGVANQLLGMLALCVGTTIIIKMKKEKYIWITILPMSFMLVMTFTASYKLFFNFLNRAAQEPGMSFNFYLNAVLIGTMAVLATIIVIDSLFKWKKFIIINNRFRATQLMVEEGSK
- a CDS encoding M20/M25/M40 family metallo-hydrolase, whose product is MKVFFLIIALGLSITFIFPQRMEKDLVKIFRKDSLEYLNFDKVEILQELKRTYIIRSDPEYIEEIKSLRIPLEVIDKDVEGKEYFLVRIEDINDLLILRAYGNAKFIEEKTALFWTDSGEAREILPEKFLLKKLNDTPIYLRKETYKPYSRAYYFPKFNYTIQEIKEKFSIDNVKNIIKDLENFKTRYASTLNCELAGDYIYNYFHQLGLNVEFDPFIFKNYQTRNVIGILEGKTNPEAIYIICAHYDSYSKNAKISAPGADDNASGTATMMEIARILSEYFFDFSIKFIAFSAEEWGLYGSKHYAEKARTRGERIEGVINLDMIGYADLIPEDLNIILNRFSSWLADRFMLASQSYFPYSITKNLDPSFVYSDHSPFWDKGYDAILGIEDYKINNPYYHTEYDRLETLNSEFLSSSGTLALISIADLSQPIRYDLPKTPKGLKVLKQIISSLYQTRKSNYLSWEENPDKIIGYNIYRTEVKHINYKKLNSSPIKENFYIDKNLDINTIYYYTITAVDTQLRESNFSMEVSDSEQEFYAIYYSSFNFTRNKFLFKKFNE
- a CDS encoding DUF481 domain-containing protein, yielding MMEKKKIFILSLIMVFLFFFRRDVLGNDKVDLKFDNLADLVVNPDTKKSISGNDKLNLNFDFSFLRNTGNVKNISFGTSGGLELEKNKYVIKARLGYNYGESLGKTFLKQWIGYFYSGYRFSERMNMLVLIDYFGNPYTGIRKRLQAGPGIEYVFVKKEEFQFSLAEGVTREIEDSTRNQAEKETLRSAFKTHLKTKLSDKIEFQNMSNFSNFINNFFNDYKIISNSEVSFIFSERIRLVFSHFLSYNNIPPSGFLKADNLYSLALRIKWEKS
- a CDS encoding phosphoenolpyruvate carboxykinase (GTP); translated protein: MSIPLEKWVEKQARLTKPDKIYWCDGSEEEAHRLIEIGMEEERIGNNPVFYELNQKTWPNAYLHRSHPTDVARTEHLTFICDPDKETTGPNNNWMEPQEAKQMLIKLSDGCMRGRTMYVLPYMMGHPDSPYAKACVQLTDVSYVAVSMRIMTRLGKFVLDKIGNREDFVKGLHSVGDFDPNRRFIMHFPDENLVWSVGSGYGGNALLGKKCFSLRIASWLGSKEGWLAEHMIIIGIEDPEGNIIYVTAAMPSACGKTNLAMLESTLPGYKVWTLGDDIAWMNVGPDGRLWAINPETGLFGVAPGTSMKTNPNMLKTLKKGTFYPTLFTNTALNVETNEPWWEEMEGSPPESLTDWQGKPWNSSLGTKAAHPNSRFTVSIYHSPTLTKEFDNPKGVPISAVILGGKRTKLIPLVVENFNWQHGVFLGARTGSETTAAAIHQVGVLRRDPMAMLPFCGYNMGDYLRHWIDIGKRLTSPPRIYMVNWFRVDEKGEFLWPGFGENIRVLKWIADRINNRVDAKETPLGLIPHLGDLDLGGLNISNDKLKKLFEINPSEWQQELEDIEKFLGQFGNHMPQEIWQEFNDMKARLGI